One region of Aminobacterium colombiense DSM 12261 genomic DNA includes:
- a CDS encoding nitroreductase family protein: MDKREHPVIKAILGRRSIRKFTTAPVEKEIIDILLECAFAAPSAHNQRPCHFIVIQERNILNRLAAAHDSGKMLAQAPLAIAVCADTSFYPKEDLAWMEDAAAALENILLGARAFGIEGVWLKVMGRHPREERVCPILEVPDHIKVTGIAALGYPAEEKAPHKGINDKALHKERW, translated from the coding sequence ATGGACAAGCGTGAACATCCGGTAATTAAGGCTATCCTCGGACGAAGAAGCATTCGAAAATTTACAACAGCTCCTGTAGAAAAGGAAATTATAGATATTTTGCTTGAGTGCGCTTTTGCGGCTCCAAGTGCCCATAACCAGCGTCCATGCCATTTTATTGTTATTCAGGAGAGAAATATTCTTAATAGGCTAGCGGCGGCCCATGATTCAGGAAAAATGTTGGCTCAGGCTCCTCTTGCCATTGCCGTATGTGCAGACACATCATTCTATCCAAAAGAAGATCTGGCATGGATGGAAGATGCAGCGGCGGCTCTTGAAAACATCCTTCTAGGTGCACGGGCCTTTGGTATCGAGGGAGTCTGGCTGAAGGTCATGGGCCGTCATCCCAGAGAAGAACGGGTTTGCCCAATCCTGGAGGTTCCAGACCACATTAAGGTGACAGGTATAGCGGCCCTTGGATATCCAGCAGAAGAAAAGGCCCCCCATAAAGGGATAAACGACAAAGCCCTCCACAAAGAGAGATGGTAA
- a CDS encoding nitroreductase family protein, with protein sequence MALKENEAIRAILGRRSIRRFEEKAVEKEKIELLVECGSAAPSAANSRPCHFIVVTDRDLLNRLGEDHPYGKMLFEAPLGIVVCGNPEKSDFARRYWEEDCSAAMQNILIAAHAIGLDGVWLGVRHAEGCEEAVRKIISIPEHIAVLGIAAIGYGKEKKEPHKGIDEGTLHLNRW encoded by the coding sequence ATGGCGTTAAAAGAGAATGAGGCAATTCGGGCTATTTTAGGAAGGAGAAGCATTCGGCGTTTTGAAGAAAAAGCAGTAGAAAAAGAGAAGATAGAGCTTCTGGTTGAATGTGGATCAGCGGCTCCCAGTGCAGCAAATAGCCGCCCTTGCCACTTTATAGTTGTTACTGATAGAGACCTTCTCAATCGTCTCGGGGAAGACCATCCTTATGGCAAAATGCTTTTTGAAGCTCCCCTTGGAATTGTTGTGTGCGGCAACCCTGAGAAAAGCGACTTTGCCCGTCGTTATTGGGAAGAAGACTGTTCTGCCGCAATGCAAAATATTCTTATAGCTGCTCATGCTATCGGTCTTGATGGAGTATGGTTAGGCGTTCGCCATGCCGAAGGGTGCGAAGAGGCAGTTCGTAAAATCATCTCGATTCCAGAGCATATAGCAGTATTGGGCATAGCGGCTATTGGATATGGAAAAGAGAAAAAAGAGCCCCACAAGGGAATCGACGAAGGGACCCTGCATCTTAACAGATGGTAG
- a CDS encoding alpha,alpha-trehalose-phosphate synthase (UDP-forming) has protein sequence MADKERMIVVSNRLPIILKKRKQKWSVEPGAGGLVTALSPVLKDRGGMWIGWPGTRGRINLSGLRKILGPISEETGFRIVPILLENGEIDNYYYGFSNSIIWPLFHDLEALCRFQPQYWEAYVRVSDKFAAVIAKHSTEKDIIWVNDYQLILLAGSLERLGVKRHCVFFLHIPFPSPDLFIKLPWRKQIIDELLRFSFLCFQTHRDRRNFIDCARSFYPACRVVGRGAIVELEIKGHTIQIGSLPISIDYKRFRSMASAKEAALRSREIRKDITADFLVLGIDRLDYTKGIPEKLRAFARALEKYPHLQGKISLFQLIIPSREGVAEYGALRDEIQKLISEINGRFSTTAWVPILYRYGTVDQKELVAMYRAADAGFVSSLKDGMNLVCKEYCACQTDYKGVLILSEFAGAAYQLRSGAILINPYDVEATADALYYSIFMKEEEKKNRMRRMCKSIRERDVYWWVNNFLRAAAGKELKDFPEAELPEFWPGLRKKVFVFKDKKGGENDGVKRE, from the coding sequence GTGGCAGATAAAGAGCGCATGATCGTTGTTTCGAACCGTCTGCCCATTATCCTTAAAAAGAGAAAACAGAAGTGGAGTGTGGAACCGGGAGCGGGAGGGCTTGTTACGGCTCTTTCCCCTGTACTGAAAGACCGTGGCGGCATGTGGATTGGATGGCCTGGCACAAGAGGGAGGATCAACCTAAGCGGGTTGCGTAAGATCCTGGGGCCCATATCAGAAGAAACGGGTTTTCGCATAGTGCCGATCTTGCTGGAAAATGGTGAAATTGACAACTATTACTATGGATTCTCAAATTCTATTATTTGGCCTCTTTTTCATGATTTAGAGGCTCTTTGCCGTTTTCAGCCCCAATACTGGGAGGCATATGTAAGGGTTAGCGATAAGTTTGCAGCTGTTATCGCAAAGCATTCAACGGAAAAAGATATCATATGGGTCAATGATTACCAGCTTATACTGCTGGCGGGCAGCCTTGAGCGTCTGGGCGTTAAGCGCCATTGTGTGTTTTTTCTTCATATCCCCTTCCCGTCACCAGACCTTTTTATTAAACTTCCGTGGAGGAAACAAATTATTGATGAGTTGCTACGGTTTTCTTTTCTCTGCTTCCAAACTCATCGAGATAGAAGAAATTTTATAGATTGCGCCAGGTCTTTTTACCCTGCCTGTAGGGTTGTAGGACGTGGAGCTATTGTAGAGCTGGAAATAAAGGGGCACACTATACAGATAGGAAGTTTGCCCATCAGCATTGATTATAAAAGATTTCGTTCGATGGCTTCAGCGAAAGAGGCGGCCCTTCGCTCTCGAGAGATCCGTAAGGATATTACAGCCGACTTTCTTGTCCTTGGCATCGATCGCCTTGATTACACAAAGGGAATCCCAGAAAAATTGAGAGCTTTTGCCAGAGCTCTCGAAAAATACCCCCATCTCCAGGGAAAGATATCTCTTTTTCAACTGATCATTCCCAGTCGGGAAGGGGTGGCGGAATACGGTGCTCTGCGAGATGAAATTCAGAAACTTATCAGTGAAATAAATGGCCGATTCTCAACCACTGCTTGGGTGCCCATACTTTACCGCTATGGTACAGTGGATCAAAAGGAATTAGTAGCTATGTATCGGGCTGCTGACGCGGGTTTTGTAAGTTCTCTCAAAGATGGCATGAATCTTGTGTGCAAAGAATACTGCGCTTGTCAGACAGATTATAAGGGAGTTTTGATTTTGAGCGAATTTGCAGGAGCGGCCTATCAGCTCAGGAGCGGGGCTATCCTTATTAATCCTTACGATGTGGAAGCGACGGCAGATGCTCTTTATTACTCGATTTTTATGAAAGAAGAAGAAAAAAAGAATCGCATGAGGCGGATGTGCAAGTCTATTAGAGAACGAGACGTTTACTGGTGGGTCAATAATTTTCTGCGGGCAGCGGCGGGAAAAGAGCTTAAGGATTTTCCTGAAGCAGAACTTCCAGAGTTTTGGCCGGGCTTAAGAAAAAAGGTTTTTGTATTTAAAGACAAAAAAGGCGGTGAAAACGATGGCGTTAAAAGAGAATGA
- a CDS encoding phosphatidylserine decarboxylase family protein — protein sequence MIARDGWPLIIFVAFLTGGSMFISPWMAAIMSVFLAIVVWFFRDPERELPVDPEVWVSPADGKVVEIEKASCSYVGEAIKVGIFMSPFDVHVNRVPYDGIVDYLEYVPGKKWMAFAPKASEENERMLVGLETAHGRILLVQIAGFLARRIVCRLKKGDRLCRGQRFGMIKLGSKVDVYLPLSVKCSVTIDQKVKAGKSVLGVTASHEKKNR from the coding sequence ATGATCGCTCGTGACGGCTGGCCTCTTATTATTTTTGTTGCTTTTTTAACAGGAGGGAGCATGTTCATCTCCCCCTGGATGGCAGCTATCATGAGTGTCTTTCTTGCTATTGTAGTTTGGTTCTTTCGAGATCCTGAACGAGAATTGCCAGTGGATCCTGAGGTTTGGGTTTCTCCTGCAGATGGCAAAGTGGTAGAGATAGAAAAGGCAAGCTGTTCATATGTGGGAGAAGCGATAAAGGTTGGCATATTCATGTCCCCCTTTGACGTGCACGTGAATAGAGTTCCCTACGATGGGATAGTAGATTATCTGGAGTATGTGCCAGGTAAAAAGTGGATGGCTTTTGCCCCGAAGGCTTCTGAAGAGAATGAGAGAATGCTCGTAGGGCTTGAAACAGCTCATGGCCGGATTCTTCTGGTGCAGATCGCTGGGTTTTTAGCGAGGCGGATTGTCTGCCGTCTTAAAAAGGGGGACAGGCTCTGTCGCGGTCAGCGTTTTGGGATGATAAAATTAGGGTCTAAAGTTGACGTCTACCTGCCTTTGAGTGTAAAGTGCTCTGTAACCATCGATCAGAAAGTGAAGGCTGGTAAATCTGTTTTGGGAGTGACGGCGAGTCATGAGAAAAAAAATAGGTAA
- the pssA gene encoding CDP-diacylglycerol--serine O-phosphatidyltransferase yields MRKKIGKRHLSFREIAPNMVTSGNLLCGMLSLILTFHGRFLPAAWLIFFAVFFDFMDGKVARSLGGGTQFGLEYDSLADVVSFGVAPAILVYANYLQGFAGVTGALAVCFFALCGALRLARFNIVHVPGPFQGLPIPAGGLFLASFVIGGISVPAALAAFFSVGTGALMISSVPYGNLKGLRKGNTNKKKFLFLCMVTVGLIIVLHGTAPLAAISIYVISGLLRFDWGKWLSLEEDEDTLNEGV; encoded by the coding sequence ATGAGAAAAAAAATAGGTAAAAGGCATCTCTCCTTTCGAGAGATAGCTCCTAACATGGTAACAAGTGGAAATTTGCTGTGCGGCATGCTATCGCTGATCCTCACTTTTCATGGGCGTTTTCTTCCCGCTGCCTGGTTAATCTTTTTTGCGGTCTTTTTTGATTTTATGGACGGCAAAGTTGCTCGAAGTCTTGGAGGCGGAACTCAGTTTGGACTGGAATATGACAGTCTTGCCGATGTGGTAAGCTTCGGCGTGGCTCCAGCCATTCTTGTATATGCAAATTATTTGCAGGGTTTTGCCGGAGTAACTGGCGCTCTCGCCGTATGTTTCTTCGCATTGTGCGGTGCCCTGCGCCTGGCTAGGTTCAATATTGTTCACGTTCCTGGTCCTTTCCAGGGGCTGCCTATTCCTGCCGGAGGACTCTTTCTTGCGTCCTTCGTAATTGGAGGTATATCTGTTCCCGCTGCTCTCGCGGCATTCTTCTCTGTTGGCACGGGCGCCCTTATGATTTCTAGTGTCCCCTATGGGAACTTAAAGGGACTTCGCAAAGGAAACACGAATAAGAAGAAATTCTTATTCCTCTGTATGGTTACTGTGGGGCTGATTATCGTATTGCATGGAACAGCGCCTCTTGCAGCCATCTCTATTTATGTCATCAGCGGTTTGCTCCGTTTTGATTGGGGGAAATGGCTTTCCTTAGAGGAAGACGAAGATACCCTTAATGAGGGTGTTTAA
- the gyrA gene encoding DNA gyrase subunit A, whose amino-acid sequence MEEKKGEPLFGKVVPLPLVEEIKHSYLDYAMSVIVGRALPDARDGLKPVQRRILYAMMELGLRHNTAYKKSARVVGETMGKYHPHGDSAIYDTMVRMAQDFSMRYPLVDGQGNFGSIDGDPAAAMRYTEARLYEIGELMLADIDQDTVDWGPNFDESLQEPLCLPAMLPNLLINGSSGIAVGMATNIPPHNLVEVVDALCYLIDTEPEQVDIGEILFRMPGPDFPTGGLILGRDGIIDAYRTGRGKITMRGRTHIEEGKRGKTFIVITEIPYMVNKTNLIETIAKNVQDKTIDGVMDLRDESDREGLRIVIEVNRDTDPNLVLRQLYRRTQLQSTFGVINLALIDGYPKELSIEEMLNIFLNHRRSVVRRRTQFRLEKAEARAHIVEGLVKALDIIDEVIALIRGSATTEEAKEGLISKLDFSEAQAQAILEMRLQRLTGLEREKLEAELAQLLSDIERYQTILGNPKVLDSVIKEELLEVKRRFGNERKTEIIDAVEDVSIEDLIPESDIVVVLSRDGYLRRKDLQEYTLQGRGGKGRKGTALQEEDEVALVAVTSTHRDIYLFTSKGRVLALKGYVIPESKTGRGKLINRFVALEEGERVVTMHGRAVDGAKYAFFITLRGTAKRLDLSELENLTRAGRRVMGLDEGDEISQIVLTSGDDHLLIVTAQGQALRTHESEFRPMGRTARGVRGIRLRKNDYVIGCDVVANGRWPLLLSENGFGKRTKYDEFSLRHRGGSGVIVMNLSDRTGLIVGCWSVAEGDEIVAITSRGRMIRLAVSESPVLGRTAMGSIMMRLDEGDTVATASVVSTEDGEDD is encoded by the coding sequence ATGGAAGAGAAAAAAGGCGAGCCCCTTTTTGGCAAAGTAGTTCCTCTCCCTTTGGTGGAGGAGATAAAACATAGTTATCTAGACTATGCTATGAGCGTTATAGTGGGGCGAGCTCTCCCAGATGCCCGTGACGGGCTAAAACCAGTACAAAGAAGGATACTCTATGCCATGATGGAGCTTGGCCTTCGTCATAATACGGCATATAAAAAGTCGGCCCGTGTGGTTGGTGAAACCATGGGTAAATACCACCCTCACGGAGACTCGGCTATTTATGACACTATGGTTCGTATGGCTCAGGACTTTAGTATGCGCTACCCTCTCGTCGATGGCCAGGGGAACTTCGGTTCTATTGACGGAGACCCGGCAGCCGCAATGCGTTACACTGAGGCTCGGCTTTATGAGATCGGCGAGCTCATGCTGGCTGACATAGATCAGGACACTGTAGATTGGGGGCCAAACTTTGATGAGTCCCTTCAGGAGCCCCTTTGTCTGCCGGCGATGTTGCCCAACCTTCTTATCAACGGTAGTTCCGGTATTGCTGTTGGAATGGCTACAAATATTCCTCCTCATAACCTTGTGGAGGTTGTGGATGCCCTTTGCTACCTTATCGATACAGAGCCGGAGCAGGTTGATATAGGTGAAATTCTGTTTCGTATGCCTGGTCCTGATTTTCCAACGGGAGGTCTTATTCTTGGCCGGGATGGCATAATAGATGCCTATCGCACAGGGCGTGGCAAGATCACTATGCGGGGAAGAACCCACATAGAAGAGGGAAAAAGAGGAAAGACGTTCATCGTTATCACCGAAATCCCTTACATGGTGAACAAGACCAATCTTATAGAAACCATAGCTAAGAATGTCCAGGACAAAACTATTGACGGGGTTATGGATTTACGAGACGAATCTGATCGAGAAGGCCTTCGGATTGTTATAGAGGTGAACCGTGATACAGACCCCAATTTGGTTTTGAGACAGCTTTATCGCCGGACTCAGCTCCAGAGTACTTTTGGTGTCATTAATCTAGCGCTGATTGACGGGTATCCCAAAGAACTTTCTATTGAGGAAATGCTCAATATTTTCCTCAATCACAGACGAAGCGTGGTCAGAAGAAGAACCCAGTTCCGTCTGGAAAAAGCTGAGGCCAGGGCTCATATAGTGGAAGGTCTTGTAAAAGCCCTTGACATCATTGATGAAGTTATTGCCCTGATTAGAGGATCTGCAACAACTGAAGAGGCCAAAGAAGGGCTTATTTCGAAATTGGACTTTTCCGAAGCGCAGGCTCAAGCCATTCTAGAAATGCGCTTGCAGCGTCTAACAGGCCTTGAAAGAGAAAAACTTGAAGCTGAACTGGCTCAACTTCTTTCTGACATCGAGCGTTACCAGACAATTCTCGGAAATCCTAAAGTCCTTGATTCCGTTATCAAAGAAGAATTGCTTGAAGTAAAAAGACGTTTTGGAAATGAAAGGAAAACTGAAATCATTGATGCCGTTGAGGATGTTTCTATTGAAGACCTCATTCCAGAAAGCGACATTGTGGTTGTATTATCCAGAGATGGTTATTTAAGGCGAAAGGATCTTCAGGAATATACGCTGCAGGGAAGGGGAGGCAAAGGAAGAAAAGGCACAGCCCTTCAGGAAGAAGACGAGGTTGCACTGGTAGCGGTGACAAGCACCCATAGGGATATCTATCTCTTCACATCGAAGGGGCGGGTTCTTGCCCTTAAAGGCTATGTGATCCCCGAATCGAAGACTGGACGAGGCAAACTCATAAACCGCTTTGTGGCCCTAGAAGAAGGGGAGCGGGTTGTGACCATGCATGGGCGGGCGGTAGACGGAGCTAAATATGCTTTCTTTATTACCCTGAGGGGAACCGCGAAACGACTTGATCTGTCTGAGCTTGAAAATTTAACCCGTGCAGGACGCAGAGTCATGGGCCTTGACGAAGGAGACGAAATTTCCCAGATAGTGCTGACTTCAGGGGACGACCATTTGCTTATAGTAACGGCCCAGGGACAGGCCCTACGTACCCATGAATCGGAATTCCGCCCCATGGGGCGAACAGCGAGAGGTGTAAGGGGGATTCGCCTTCGGAAAAATGATTATGTTATAGGGTGCGATGTGGTGGCAAATGGTCGCTGGCCTCTGTTGCTGAGCGAAAATGGATTTGGGAAACGGACGAAATACGATGAGTTTTCTCTTCGCCATCGTGGCGGTAGTGGAGTTATTGTCATGAACCTCAGCGATAGGACAGGTTTGATCGTAGGTTGCTGGAGCGTTGCGGAAGGGGATGAAATCGTAGCGATAACAAGTCGCGGACGTATGATTCGTCTGGCTGTATCGGAATCCCCGGTCTTAGGAAGAACGGCAATGGGCAGCATAATGATGAGGCTTGACGAGGGGGACACCGTTGCTACTGCAAGCGTTGTAAGCACTGAAGATGGAGAAGACGATTAA